One Aquisediminimonas profunda genomic region harbors:
- a CDS encoding N-formylglutamate amidohydrolase gives MSEAWTFIAGNEAQKILLIADHASNHVPLDIDLGIDPVLLDTHIALDIGVAGMAAALCQRLNIPGILGGVSRLVVDLNREIDAPHIIPTASDGHALPGNAISHQERVARIARFWQPYHDEIARVILRMQPLLLVSLHSFTPRLATQPEEDRPWEVGILYNNDDRAARIAIPALEGCGVIVGDQLPYSGKILNATMNTHGEGNGIAYLGLEMRQDLIADAEGIAHWLDVIAAVVQSCANRVED, from the coding sequence ATGAGTGAAGCATGGACCTTTATTGCCGGGAATGAGGCGCAGAAAATCCTCCTCATTGCCGATCATGCCTCGAACCATGTGCCTTTGGACATTGACCTTGGCATAGACCCGGTGTTGCTTGATACACACATCGCACTCGATATCGGGGTAGCGGGAATGGCCGCAGCTTTATGCCAACGGCTCAATATTCCGGGGATTCTCGGCGGTGTTTCGAGGCTGGTTGTGGATCTCAATCGGGAAATTGACGCACCGCACATCATTCCAACGGCAAGCGACGGTCATGCGCTGCCTGGCAACGCAATTTCCCATCAGGAACGCGTCGCAAGGATCGCCCGCTTCTGGCAGCCCTATCACGACGAGATCGCACGTGTCATTTTGCGGATGCAGCCGCTCCTTCTGGTTTCGCTCCATAGTTTCACGCCACGGCTTGCCACGCAGCCTGAAGAAGATCGGCCTTGGGAAGTGGGAATACTTTACAACAATGATGACCGGGCTGCCCGCATTGCAATTCCTGCTCTTGAAGGCTGTGGCGTGATCGTTGGCGATCAGCTTCCCTATTCCGGCAAGATTCTCAACGCGACAATGAACACGCACGGAGAGGGCAACGGAATTGCCTATCTCGGACTTGAAATGAGGCAAGATCTGATCGCTGATGCTGAAGGGATTGCCCACTGGCTGGACGTCATTGCTGCTGTCGTGCAAAGCTGTGCAAACCGCGTCGAGGATTAA